A DNA window from Pseudomonas sp. B21-056 contains the following coding sequences:
- a CDS encoding LysR family transcriptional regulator, giving the protein MRLRHIEVIQALLQTGHLGTAAEWLQLPVAEVESTLRDAEAQLGFMLFASVRGRLQATREALELRDGITGVYDALEPVQRLASSLKHYQAPPLRIICTPPLAQQLLPRSMAALRRRYPDAPCTLLSQPTREIVRSLLLRDSDLGLSLHDPEHPDIHCQMIAQGKLQLLAPHGWLQPRQKYISLQDLAGQSLVGLDGHDPLSPAFDHKLGALRPAPVIQIRVQTHQMMRAMVEAGEGLAIVDPFTASGAKGGGLDVCPVSPAIPICLYALRLTGTPASPTLQSLLELVTEQAEALLSH; this is encoded by the coding sequence ATGCGATTACGCCACATCGAAGTGATCCAGGCGCTGTTGCAGACCGGCCACCTCGGCACGGCGGCCGAATGGCTGCAATTGCCGGTCGCTGAAGTCGAGTCGACCCTGCGCGATGCCGAAGCTCAACTGGGCTTCATGCTGTTCGCCAGCGTGCGCGGACGCTTGCAGGCCACTCGCGAAGCCCTTGAACTGCGTGACGGCATCACGGGCGTGTACGACGCCCTCGAGCCGGTGCAGCGCTTGGCCAGCAGCTTGAAACACTATCAGGCGCCGCCCCTGCGAATCATCTGCACCCCGCCACTGGCCCAGCAATTGTTGCCCCGCAGCATGGCCGCCCTGCGCCGCCGCTATCCGGATGCGCCTTGCACGCTGCTCAGCCAGCCGACCCGGGAGATCGTCCGCAGCCTGCTGCTGCGCGACAGCGACCTGGGTCTGAGCCTGCATGACCCTGAACATCCCGACATCCATTGTCAGATGATCGCCCAGGGCAAACTGCAATTGCTCGCCCCTCACGGCTGGCTGCAACCCAGACAGAAGTACATTTCGCTTCAGGATCTTGCGGGCCAGTCACTGGTAGGCCTGGACGGTCATGACCCGCTGAGCCCTGCGTTCGACCATAAACTCGGAGCGCTGCGCCCGGCGCCGGTGATCCAGATCCGTGTGCAGACCCATCAGATGATGCGCGCCATGGTCGAGGCCGGCGAAGGCCTGGCCATCGTCGACCCCTTTACCGCCTCGGGCGCCAAAGGTGGCGGGCTGGACGTATGCCCGGTGTCGCCTGCCATTCCCATCTGCCTCTACGCCCTGCGCCTGACCGGCACGCCCGCTTCACCCACGCTCCAATCGCTGCTGGAGTTGGTTACGGAACAAGCCGAGGCGTTGCTGAGCCATTGA
- the dnaQ gene encoding DNA polymerase III subunit epsilon — translation MANRSVVLDTETTGMPVTDGHRIIEIGCVELIGRRLTGRHFHVYLQPDRESDEGAIGVHGITNEFLVGKPRFSEVADEFFEFIQGAQLIIHNAAFDVGFINNEFALMGQHDRADITRHCTILDTLLMARERHPGQRNSLDALCKRYDVDNSGRELHGALLDSEILADVYLTMTGGQTSLSLAGNASDGNGVGEGSGGQATEIRRLPANRQPARIIRASETDLAEHAARLEAIAKSAGAPALWTQLVESQSMAN, via the coding sequence ATGGCCAACAGATCTGTTGTACTGGATACCGAAACCACCGGCATGCCGGTGACCGATGGTCACCGGATTATCGAGATCGGCTGTGTCGAGCTGATCGGTCGGCGACTGACCGGTCGCCATTTCCACGTCTACCTGCAACCGGACCGCGAAAGTGACGAGGGCGCTATCGGCGTCCACGGCATCACCAACGAGTTCCTGGTGGGCAAGCCGCGTTTTTCCGAAGTGGCCGATGAATTCTTCGAGTTCATCCAGGGCGCGCAGCTGATCATCCATAACGCGGCGTTCGACGTTGGCTTCATCAACAACGAGTTCGCCCTGATGGGCCAGCACGACCGGGCCGACATCACCCGGCATTGCACCATCCTCGACACCCTGTTGATGGCCCGGGAGCGGCACCCGGGTCAGCGCAACAGCCTCGACGCCTTGTGCAAGCGCTACGACGTCGACAACTCCGGCCGTGAACTGCACGGCGCCTTGCTCGACTCCGAGATCCTTGCCGACGTCTACCTGACCATGACCGGTGGCCAGACCAGCCTGTCCCTGGCCGGCAACGCTTCGGACGGCAATGGGGTCGGCGAAGGCTCGGGCGGCCAGGCCACGGAAATTCGGCGCTTGCCTGCCAACCGTCAGCCCGCCCGCATCATCCGCGCCAGTGAAACTGACCTGGCCGAACATGCCGCGCGCCTGGAAGCCATCGCCAAGTCCGCTGGTGCCCCGGCGTTGTGGACGCAGTTGGTTGAGTCGCAGTCCATGGCGAATTGA
- the gloB gene encoding hydroxyacylglutathione hydrolase, whose translation MIQISALPAFTDNYIWLLQDHSSHRCAVVDPGDAAPVQAWLDAHPGWVLSDILITHHHHDHVGGVQALKNATNATVHGPASENIPARDIALEDNDQVKVLGLDFDVYAVPGHTLGHIAYYHHGLLFCGDTLFAAGCGRLFEGTPQQMHHSLGRLAALPEDTLVYCTHEYTLSNLKFAAAVEPDNPDIAARLEKVSRQRNDGVMTLPSTLALEKLTNPFLRTAETSVKQKADERNGQRNGTPSEVFAALRAWKDKF comes from the coding sequence ATGATACAGATCAGTGCCCTGCCCGCCTTCACCGATAACTACATCTGGTTGTTACAGGATCACTCCAGCCACCGTTGCGCCGTGGTCGATCCCGGTGACGCCGCGCCGGTCCAGGCCTGGCTCGACGCCCACCCGGGCTGGGTCTTGAGCGACATCCTGATCACCCACCATCATCATGATCACGTCGGCGGCGTCCAGGCGCTGAAAAATGCGACGAACGCCACCGTCCACGGCCCTGCCAGCGAGAACATCCCGGCGCGAGACATAGCGCTCGAGGACAACGACCAGGTCAAGGTGCTCGGCCTGGACTTCGATGTCTACGCCGTGCCCGGCCATACACTGGGGCATATCGCCTATTACCACCATGGCCTGCTGTTCTGCGGCGACACCCTGTTCGCCGCCGGCTGCGGGCGGCTCTTCGAAGGCACGCCGCAGCAGATGCACCACTCCCTCGGCCGCCTCGCCGCCCTGCCGGAGGATACGCTGGTCTACTGCACCCACGAATACACCCTCAGCAACCTGAAATTCGCCGCTGCGGTGGAGCCGGACAACCCGGATATCGCCGCCCGCCTGGAAAAAGTCAGCCGGCAACGCAACGACGGCGTGATGACCCTGCCTTCGACCCTGGCCCTGGAAAAACTCACCAATCCATTCCTGCGCACCGCTGAAACATCCGTTAAACAAAAAGCAGACGAACGGAACGGCCAGCGTAACGGGACGCCGAGTGAGGTTTTTGCGGCCTTGAGGGCCTGGAAAGATAAGTTCTAA
- the rnhA gene encoding ribonuclease HI, with the protein MSDSVELFTDGACKGNPGPGGWGALLVCKGVEKELWGGEANTTNNRMELMGAIRGLEELKRPCDVLLVTDSQYVMKGINEWMANWKKRGWKTAAKEPVKNADLWKLLDEQVNRHNVTWKWVRGHIGHHGNERADQLANRGVDEVRGYKQA; encoded by the coding sequence ATGAGCGATAGCGTAGAACTTTTCACTGACGGCGCCTGCAAGGGCAACCCTGGTCCGGGCGGCTGGGGCGCGCTGTTGGTCTGCAAGGGCGTGGAGAAGGAACTCTGGGGCGGCGAAGCCAATACCACCAACAATCGCATGGAATTGATGGGCGCCATCCGCGGCCTGGAAGAGCTCAAACGCCCCTGCGATGTACTGCTGGTGACCGACTCGCAGTACGTGATGAAAGGCATCAACGAGTGGATGGCCAACTGGAAGAAGCGCGGCTGGAAGACGGCCGCGAAGGAACCGGTCAAGAATGCCGACCTGTGGAAACTGCTGGACGAGCAGGTCAACCGCCATAACGTCACCTGGAAATGGGTGCGCGGGCACATCGGCCACCACGGCAACGAACGGGCCGACCAGTTGGCCAACCGTGGGGTGGATGAGGTGCGGGGTTACAAGCAGGCTTGA
- a CDS encoding transglycosylase SLT domain-containing protein — protein sequence MSSSIRRSVPSASLTRLAQAIAVAVSAILAGCQSSGQMPQTDTATPKNMAARAKQKPVWLSEKPTPQVPQDIWERMRQGFQLQETAGVNPRIEQQRLWFASNPSFLEGAGERGSLYMHYIVERLEERNMPLELALLPVIESAYNPMAYSRANAVGLWQFIPSTGRYFNLRQTRFYDGRRDITASTTAAMDYLTRLHDMFNGDWLLALAAYNAGEGTVSRAIERNEKLGLPTDYWNLPLPAETQAYVPKLLALSQVVLAPDAYGVNLNPIANEPYFQVVEINQRMDLSKVAAVANIDEDELFQLNPAFKQRTTIDGPQHLLVPTSKAQLLTASLSTMRPEELISQRSLKPVFETADDSEVEGVRRSYRVKRGDNLAQIAKANNVQTKDLQRWNKLSGNKLKVGQTLVMQDAKTTKASKSTGKRINTVVAANSKDQKKPQTQYKVQQGDSLYVVAKRFNVEMQHLKRWNPRMGKALKPGQMLTVYSPH from the coding sequence ATGTCGTCATCCATACGCAGGTCCGTCCCGTCAGCCTCATTGACCCGCCTGGCTCAAGCCATCGCGGTGGCTGTGTCCGCCATTCTGGCGGGCTGCCAGAGCTCGGGCCAGATGCCTCAGACCGACACGGCCACGCCGAAGAACATGGCGGCCCGGGCCAAGCAGAAGCCGGTCTGGCTCAGCGAGAAGCCTACCCCCCAGGTACCCCAGGACATCTGGGAGCGCATGCGCCAGGGCTTCCAGCTGCAGGAAACCGCCGGGGTCAACCCGCGTATCGAGCAACAGCGGCTGTGGTTCGCCAGCAACCCTTCGTTCCTCGAAGGTGCCGGTGAACGCGGCAGCCTGTACATGCACTACATCGTCGAACGCCTTGAAGAACGCAACATGCCTCTGGAGCTGGCGCTGCTGCCGGTGATCGAAAGCGCCTACAACCCCATGGCCTATTCCCGGGCCAACGCAGTAGGGCTGTGGCAGTTCATCCCGTCCACCGGGCGTTACTTCAACCTGCGCCAGACCCGTTTCTATGACGGGCGTCGCGACATCACCGCCTCCACCACGGCCGCCATGGATTACCTGACGCGCCTGCACGACATGTTCAACGGTGACTGGCTGTTGGCGCTGGCTGCCTACAATGCCGGCGAAGGCACGGTCAGCCGCGCCATCGAGCGCAACGAAAAGCTTGGCCTGCCCACCGACTACTGGAACCTGCCGCTGCCGGCCGAGACCCAGGCCTATGTGCCCAAGCTGCTGGCGCTGTCCCAGGTGGTGCTCGCCCCCGATGCCTATGGCGTGAACCTCAACCCGATCGCCAACGAGCCCTATTTCCAGGTCGTCGAGATCAACCAGCGCATGGACCTGTCCAAGGTCGCGGCGGTGGCCAACATCGACGAAGACGAGCTGTTCCAGCTCAACCCGGCCTTCAAGCAACGCACCACCATCGACGGCCCGCAGCACCTGCTGGTGCCTACTTCCAAGGCCCAGTTGCTGACCGCCAGCCTGTCGACCATGCGCCCGGAAGAACTGATCAGCCAGCGCTCGCTCAAACCGGTTTTCGAGACCGCCGATGACAGCGAAGTGGAAGGCGTCCGGCGCAGCTACCGGGTCAAGCGTGGTGACAACCTGGCCCAGATCGCCAAGGCCAACAACGTCCAGACCAAGGACCTGCAACGCTGGAACAAGCTCAGCGGCAACAAGCTCAAGGTCGGCCAGACCCTGGTGATGCAGGACGCCAAGACCACCAAGGCAAGCAAGTCCACGGGTAAGCGCATCAACACCGTGGTGGCCGCCAACAGCAAGGACCAGAAGAAGCCGCAGACCCAGTACAAGGTCCAGCAGGGCGACTCGTTATACGTGGTCGCCAAGCGCTTCAACGTCGAGATGCAGCACCTCAAGCGCTGGAACCCCCGCATGGGCAAGGCCCTCAAGCCTGGACAGATGCTGACGGTCTACTCCCCACATTGA
- a CDS encoding arsenic transporter, whose protein sequence is MLVASLIFLLTITLVIWQPKGLGVGWSATFGALLALLSGVVQISDIPLVWQIIWNATGTFVALIIISLLLDEAGFFAWAALHVARWGRGSGRKLFAYMVLLGALVSALFANDGAALILTPIVISMLLALRFSPAATLAFVMGAGFIADTASLPLVVSNLVNIVSADFFGIGFNRYAAVMVPVNLVAVAASLAILLWYFRRDIPRDYDPHQLDDPASAIHDTATFYAGWAVLVILLLGCFALEPLGIPISAISAVCAALLLAVAARGHKISTRKVMKEAPWQIVIFSLGMYLVVYGLRNAGLTDYLARWLDAFAGYGVWGAAMGTGVLTALLSSVMNNLPTVLVGALSIDASQATGAVKEAMVYANVIGSDLGPKITPIGSLATLLWLHVLARKDIRIGWGYYFKVGVVLTVPVLLVTLAALALRLSF, encoded by the coding sequence ATGCTCGTCGCGTCATTGATTTTCCTCCTGACCATTACCCTGGTGATCTGGCAACCCAAAGGGCTCGGCGTCGGCTGGAGCGCGACGTTTGGCGCGCTGTTGGCATTGCTGAGTGGGGTGGTGCAGATCAGCGACATCCCGCTGGTGTGGCAGATCATCTGGAACGCCACCGGCACCTTCGTTGCGCTGATCATCATCAGCCTGTTGCTGGACGAGGCGGGTTTCTTCGCCTGGGCGGCACTGCACGTGGCCCGGTGGGGGCGGGGCAGTGGGCGCAAGCTGTTTGCGTACATGGTGCTGCTCGGCGCCCTGGTGTCGGCGTTGTTCGCCAATGACGGCGCGGCGCTGATCCTCACGCCTATCGTGATTTCCATGCTGCTGGCCCTGCGCTTTTCCCCGGCGGCGACCCTGGCCTTCGTGATGGGGGCCGGTTTCATTGCCGACACCGCGAGCCTGCCGCTGGTGGTGTCCAATCTGGTGAATATCGTCTCGGCGGACTTCTTCGGCATCGGCTTCAACCGCTACGCGGCGGTGATGGTGCCGGTGAACCTGGTGGCGGTGGCCGCCAGCCTGGCGATCCTGCTGTGGTACTTTCGCCGCGACATTCCCCGTGATTACGACCCGCATCAACTGGACGATCCGGCGAGCGCCATCCACGACACTGCTACGTTCTACGCCGGTTGGGCGGTGCTGGTGATTCTGTTGCTGGGGTGCTTTGCCCTGGAGCCCCTGGGCATTCCCATCAGCGCCATTTCGGCGGTCTGCGCCGCGTTGCTGCTGGCCGTTGCGGCGCGCGGTCACAAGATTTCCACGCGCAAGGTCATGAAAGAAGCGCCATGGCAGATCGTGATCTTTTCCCTGGGTATGTACCTGGTGGTCTATGGCTTGCGTAATGCGGGATTGACCGACTACCTGGCCCGCTGGCTCGACGCGTTCGCCGGTTATGGCGTGTGGGGTGCGGCCATGGGCACCGGGGTGTTGACGGCGTTGCTCTCGTCGGTCATGAACAACCTGCCGACGGTGCTGGTCGGCGCGTTGTCCATCGATGCCAGCCAGGCCACCGGGGCGGTGAAGGAAGCGATGGTCTATGCGAACGTGATCGGCAGCGACCTGGGGCCGAAGATCACGCCGATCGGCAGTCTGGCAACGCTTTTGTGGCTGCACGTGCTGGCGCGCAAGGATATCCGGATTGGCTGGGGGTATTACTTCAAGGTCGGGGTGGTGCTGACGGTGCCGGTGTTGCTGGTGACGTTGGCGGCGCTGGCTTTGCGCTTGTCTTTCTAG
- a CDS encoding extracellular solute-binding protein, producing the protein MIRPLLLFLISLALSFPASATISESHGYAQFGTLKYPARFTHFDWVNPQAPKGGTLRVMAFGTFDTLNPYTFKGSSPVSTPNFLQYGINELNEPLMVGTGQYAPSGDEPTSSYGLIAQSVEYSDDRSWVVFNLRPEARFHDGVPITAYDVAFSYRTLLKEGHPQYRTNLQEVLRVDILNPLKIRFVFKRAGNPLLILRLGELPVLPQHYWEHRDFKATTFEPPLGSGPYRITKVQPGRQLVFERVKDYWGKDLPVNRGKYNFNRMEVEFYRDSDVAFEAFKAGEFDIYIEHQAKNWANGYDFPAVNRGDVIKAQIPHQIPTQTQGLFMNTRRSTFAEVKVREALGLMFDFEWTNRTLFSSAYKRTLSYYPNSEFSASGLPLGHEWLLLKPYREQLPPRLFTEPFSLPHTDGRGIPRETLRKALGLLKEAGWTLSGQRLLNADGKPLSFEILLVNPNLERILQPYVENLANIGIQARLRTVDRAQYKQRLDQFDFDMVLLTLNQTLSPGLEQWQYFHSSQVGVKGSKNYAGIANPVVDHLLEKLLAAQTRDEQVAAGKALDRVLLWQHYCIPNWYLNYHRLAYRNRFAFVTTPPYTLGLSAWWLKSSEKDQ; encoded by the coding sequence TTGATACGTCCCCTCCTCCTGTTCCTGATCAGCCTGGCCCTGAGTTTCCCCGCCAGTGCAACCATCAGCGAAAGCCATGGCTACGCACAATTCGGCACGCTCAAGTACCCGGCCCGATTCACCCACTTCGACTGGGTCAACCCGCAAGCGCCCAAGGGCGGCACCTTGCGGGTCATGGCATTCGGCACCTTCGATACACTCAACCCCTACACCTTCAAGGGCAGCAGCCCGGTTTCCACGCCCAATTTCCTGCAGTACGGCATCAACGAGCTGAACGAACCGTTGATGGTCGGCACGGGCCAGTACGCGCCCTCGGGCGATGAGCCCACCTCGAGCTACGGCCTGATCGCCCAGAGCGTGGAATACAGCGACGACCGCAGTTGGGTGGTGTTCAACCTGCGACCCGAAGCGCGGTTTCACGATGGCGTGCCGATCACCGCCTATGATGTAGCGTTCTCCTACAGAACGCTGCTCAAAGAAGGCCACCCGCAATACCGCACCAACCTCCAGGAAGTGCTGCGGGTCGATATCCTCAACCCGCTGAAAATCCGTTTCGTCTTCAAGCGCGCGGGCAATCCGTTGCTGATCCTGCGCTTGGGCGAGCTGCCGGTGCTGCCCCAGCATTACTGGGAACACCGCGACTTTAAGGCCACCACCTTCGAGCCGCCCCTGGGCAGCGGCCCTTACCGCATCACCAAAGTACAGCCAGGTCGCCAATTGGTGTTCGAGCGCGTCAAGGATTACTGGGGCAAGGACCTGCCGGTCAATCGCGGCAAGTACAACTTCAACCGGATGGAGGTGGAGTTCTATCGCGACAGCGACGTAGCCTTCGAAGCCTTCAAGGCCGGTGAGTTCGACATCTACATCGAACACCAGGCCAAGAACTGGGCCAACGGCTATGACTTTCCGGCGGTCAACCGCGGCGATGTGATCAAGGCGCAGATTCCCCACCAGATCCCGACCCAGACCCAGGGCCTGTTCATGAACACCCGGCGCAGCACGTTTGCCGAGGTCAAGGTGCGAGAGGCCCTGGGGTTGATGTTCGACTTCGAGTGGACCAACCGCACGCTGTTCAGCAGCGCCTACAAACGCACCCTCAGTTACTACCCCAACAGCGAATTTTCCGCCAGCGGCCTGCCGCTGGGCCACGAATGGCTGTTGCTCAAGCCGTACCGCGAACAATTGCCGCCCCGACTGTTTACCGAACCCTTCAGCCTGCCCCATACCGACGGTCGCGGCATTCCCCGGGAAACCCTGCGCAAGGCCCTCGGGTTGCTGAAAGAGGCCGGATGGACCCTCAGCGGCCAGCGCCTGTTGAATGCCGACGGCAAGCCCCTGAGTTTCGAGATCCTGCTGGTGAACCCGAACCTGGAGCGCATCCTGCAGCCCTATGTCGAGAACCTCGCCAACATTGGCATCCAGGCCCGCCTGCGCACGGTGGATCGCGCCCAGTACAAACAGCGCCTGGACCAGTTCGATTTCGACATGGTCCTGCTGACCCTGAACCAGACGCTCAGCCCGGGCCTGGAGCAATGGCAGTACTTCCACTCCAGCCAGGTCGGGGTCAAGGGCAGCAAGAACTACGCCGGGATCGCCAACCCGGTGGTCGACCACCTGCTGGAAAAACTGCTCGCTGCCCAGACCCGCGACGAACAGGTCGCCGCCGGCAAAGCCCTCGACCGTGTACTGTTGTGGCAGCACTACTGCATTCCCAACTGGTATCTGAATTATCATCGCCTGGCCTACCGTAACCGGTTCGCCTTTGTCACCAC
- a CDS encoding NADPH-dependent FMN reductase, which translates to MSNVYTVAVLVGSLRKASINRKVALALADLAPANLKLEIVEIGDLPLYNEDIDASPPAAYSTFRQRVGAADALLFVTPEYNRSVPAPLKNAIDVGSRPYGQSCLSGKPGAVISASPGAIGGFGANHHLRQSLVFLDVPCMQQPEGYLSNAGTAFDEAGNLSESVKPFLQKFINAYGKWVEQHKKA; encoded by the coding sequence ATGAGTAATGTCTATACAGTGGCCGTTTTAGTGGGAAGCCTGCGCAAGGCTTCGATCAATCGCAAGGTGGCATTGGCCCTGGCGGATCTGGCGCCCGCCAACCTGAAACTGGAGATCGTCGAGATCGGCGACCTGCCGCTCTACAACGAAGACATCGATGCCTCGCCCCCGGCGGCCTATAGCACCTTCCGTCAGCGGGTGGGCGCAGCCGACGCCTTGCTGTTCGTCACGCCGGAATACAACCGCTCGGTGCCGGCACCGCTGAAAAACGCCATCGACGTCGGTTCGCGTCCCTACGGCCAGAGCTGCCTGAGCGGCAAACCGGGTGCGGTGATCAGCGCATCGCCGGGCGCTATCGGCGGGTTTGGCGCCAACCATCATCTGCGCCAGTCCCTGGTGTTCCTCGACGTGCCGTGCATGCAGCAACCGGAAGGCTACCTGAGCAATGCCGGCACGGCGTTCGACGAGGCGGGCAACCTGTCGGAATCGGTGAAGCCTTTTCTGCAGAAGTTCATCAATGCCTATGGCAAGTGGGTCGAGCAGCACAAAAAGGCCTGA
- a CDS encoding metalloregulator ArsR/SmtB family transcription factor: MPNPHNPVDVFKALADDTRTRIALLVAREGELCVCELTAALDLSQPKISRHLAQLRHADLLSDRRQGQWVYYRLHPQLPAWISTLLEQALAANAVWLAADVARLGAMTDRPVARCC, translated from the coding sequence ATGCCCAATCCCCACAATCCCGTCGATGTCTTCAAGGCCCTGGCCGACGACACCCGAACCCGCATTGCGCTGTTGGTGGCCCGTGAGGGGGAGTTGTGTGTCTGTGAGCTCACCGCCGCGCTGGACCTGAGCCAGCCGAAAATCTCCCGGCACCTGGCGCAGTTGCGGCATGCCGACCTGCTCAGTGATCGGCGGCAGGGGCAGTGGGTCTACTACCGTCTGCACCCACAATTGCCTGCCTGGATCAGCACGTTGCTGGAGCAGGCGTTGGCGGCCAATGCGGTCTGGCTGGCGGCGGACGTGGCGCGTCTGGGCGCGATGACTGATCGTCCGGTGGCGCGTTGCTGCTGA
- a CDS encoding GNAT family N-acetyltransferase: MQSVMNPKHPGLSVRVVDDGFAAYIWGSDFSFEVGAYGTAQIGRAVSQWPVTPIVPYQKCYGIDPEEFSSFRDAPDSEIFMAYLDDQPVGHLVVSTNWNGFAHIDELAVHAPARRHGVAKALLDVAQFWSRKKKLPGIMLETQNNNLGACRLYERCGYVLGGIDHLRYRGIDRHTAEVALFWYRLFDDPLGMSVNGSATPRLVP; encoded by the coding sequence ATGCAGTCGGTCATGAATCCCAAACACCCCGGCCTGTCGGTGCGGGTCGTCGATGATGGCTTCGCTGCCTATATCTGGGGCAGTGATTTCAGTTTTGAAGTCGGCGCCTATGGCACTGCGCAGATCGGCCGTGCCGTGAGCCAGTGGCCAGTAACGCCCATTGTCCCGTATCAGAAGTGCTACGGCATCGATCCGGAAGAGTTCAGCAGCTTCCGCGACGCTCCGGACAGTGAAATCTTCATGGCCTACCTGGACGACCAGCCGGTGGGGCATCTGGTGGTCAGCACCAACTGGAACGGCTTCGCCCACATCGACGAATTGGCGGTGCATGCCCCGGCCCGTCGCCATGGGGTGGCCAAGGCCTTGCTCGACGTGGCGCAATTCTGGAGCCGCAAGAAAAAGCTGCCAGGGATCATGCTGGAAACCCAGAATAACAACCTGGGGGCTTGTCGGCTTTATGAGCGCTGCGGCTATGTGCTCGGCGGCATCGATCACCTGCGTTATCGCGGGATCGACCGGCACACCGCCGAAGTGGCCTTGTTCTGGTACCGGTTGTTCGACGATCCGCTGGGCATGTCGGTCAATGGCTCAGCAACGCCTCGGCTTGTTCCGTAA
- a CDS encoding class I SAM-dependent methyltransferase: MTDEAFAQADPDWLALISAAREWLSGPVGQFLLEEERRMLEDELGRFFGGYLVHYGPSAQTPPSAPQVQRNVRLGAPLPGVEIVCEEQAWPLSEHAADVVVMQHGLDFCLSPHGLLREAASSVRPGGHLLIIGLNPWSTWGLRHVFAHDALRQARCISASRVGDWLNLLGFALEKRRFGCYRPPLASPKWQARLAGWERRAGDWQLSGGGFYLLVARKIAVGLRPVRQVRREPMGKLIPLPMAKVNRRHIEP; encoded by the coding sequence ATGACTGACGAAGCGTTCGCTCAGGCCGATCCCGACTGGCTGGCGTTGATCAGCGCGGCCCGTGAGTGGCTGTCCGGCCCCGTCGGGCAATTTTTGCTGGAAGAAGAACGGCGCATGCTCGAAGACGAGCTGGGTCGCTTCTTCGGTGGTTACCTGGTGCATTACGGGCCGTCGGCGCAGACGCCGCCGTCGGCGCCGCAGGTCCAGCGCAACGTGCGCCTGGGCGCACCGCTGCCCGGGGTGGAGATCGTCTGCGAAGAGCAGGCCTGGCCGTTGAGCGAGCACGCCGCCGACGTGGTGGTGATGCAGCACGGCCTGGATTTCTGCCTGTCGCCCCACGGCCTGCTGCGTGAAGCCGCCAGCAGCGTGCGCCCGGGGGGGCATCTGTTGATCATCGGCCTCAACCCCTGGAGCACCTGGGGGCTGCGCCATGTCTTCGCCCACGATGCCTTGCGCCAGGCCCGCTGCATCTCGGCCTCCAGGGTGGGCGACTGGCTCAACCTGCTGGGCTTCGCGCTGGAGAAACGCCGCTTCGGGTGCTATCGTCCGCCGCTCGCGTCGCCCAAGTGGCAAGCCCGCCTGGCCGGGTGGGAGCGCAGGGCTGGCGACTGGCAACTGTCCGGTGGCGGCTTTTATCTGCTGGTGGCGCGCAAGATCGCGGTCGGGCTGCGCCCGGTGCGTCAGGTGCGACGCGAGCCGATGGGCAAGCTGATTCCCTTGCCGATGGCCAAGGTCAATCGTCGCCATATCGAGCCATAA